One Thalassotalea sediminis DNA segment encodes these proteins:
- a CDS encoding DUF3667 domain-containing protein gives MENDQDAPVTQTTEQKSKECENCHAPVSGPFCSQCGQEVESTLKYFWTVILHILDDIFSFDSRANRTLLPLLFRPGFLTHQYFTGHRVHYIPPLRLYLFISIIFFITLKFFAATDLKSEHAKDVESLAKEVSKIEAIYNAQQATIARSEKLTLLSSLKNKLAEIKTKDTINNRNVYLLIQKLVEAEKKQTTNEITSEEHVKYQSLVTKWHNVLSGKAEPNNANGVEFGNNPDGTFTFDWLTPSANQKLEQATSTIEQKVQNSSFEQLFEQAIDKLPQLMFILLPLFAVLLKGMYLFSKRLYLEHLTVALHSHSFIFLTVLMIELLSLLQDMLPTSNGFIVDCLQFIITIGMVWIPVYLYLMQKRVYQQGYFITLFKYCLIGIIYILLLTTAFLAAFIWGVIDLPS, from the coding sequence ATGGAAAACGATCAGGACGCGCCAGTAACACAAACCACAGAACAAAAGTCGAAGGAGTGTGAGAACTGTCATGCGCCGGTAAGTGGACCTTTCTGTTCTCAATGCGGTCAAGAGGTTGAATCCACTTTAAAGTATTTTTGGACCGTTATTTTACATATTTTAGACGATATTTTTAGTTTTGATTCTCGCGCTAATAGAACGCTGCTGCCTTTATTGTTTCGTCCTGGCTTTTTAACACACCAGTATTTTACAGGTCACAGGGTACATTATATCCCACCGCTAAGGTTGTACTTATTTATCAGCATTATCTTTTTTATCACCCTAAAATTTTTTGCTGCTACGGATTTAAAATCAGAGCATGCGAAAGACGTTGAAAGTTTAGCCAAGGAAGTGAGTAAAATTGAAGCTATTTACAACGCCCAACAAGCCACAATTGCACGTTCTGAAAAACTCACCTTATTATCCTCTTTGAAAAATAAACTCGCAGAAATTAAAACTAAAGACACAATCAATAATCGTAATGTTTACCTATTAATTCAAAAGCTTGTTGAAGCAGAGAAGAAGCAAACAACAAATGAGATAACCTCTGAGGAGCATGTAAAATATCAATCACTCGTCACTAAATGGCACAATGTGCTCTCTGGAAAAGCCGAGCCAAACAATGCTAACGGTGTAGAGTTTGGCAATAATCCTGATGGTACTTTTACCTTTGATTGGTTAACACCAAGTGCAAATCAAAAACTGGAACAAGCAACAAGCACCATTGAACAAAAAGTACAAAATTCATCTTTTGAACAACTATTTGAACAGGCGATAGATAAACTGCCGCAACTGATGTTTATTTTATTACCTTTATTTGCAGTGCTATTAAAAGGTATGTATTTGTTCTCAAAAAGGCTTTATTTAGAACATCTTACTGTTGCTTTACACAGCCATAGTTTTATTTTTTTAACGGTGCTAATGATTGAGTTACTTTCTCTACTACAAGACATGCTACCGACTTCCAATGGCTTTATCGTTGATTGTTTACAGTTTATTATTACAATTGGCATGGTTTGGATACCGGTATATTTATACCTAATGCAAAAACGCGTATATCAACAAGGGTATTTTATTACACTGTTCAAGTATTGTTTGATTGGCATAATATACATTCTGTTATTAACGACTGCTTTTTTAGCAGCGTTTATTTGGGGAGTTATAGACCTTCCTAGTTAG
- a CDS encoding YkvA family protein codes for MAFEVTFELSDSDLDHFRDVMKKAQQGAASLSEKSILDNARKLSEDVKDGVPVFVSERIKKLETLVAMIEDSEWQIPEEEKKDVLAALAYFSDPEDLVPDHIPALGFLDDAIMIELVAEELKDDIEAFEEFCAYRDREQARAGDTPITTEDWLDAKRRELHSRMRNRRTTRRGGRSSFRSIF; via the coding sequence ATGGCGTTTGAAGTGACCTTTGAATTATCAGATTCAGATCTTGACCATTTTCGTGACGTGATGAAAAAAGCTCAGCAAGGAGCAGCATCACTTTCAGAAAAAAGTATTTTGGATAATGCACGCAAGCTAAGTGAAGATGTTAAAGACGGTGTTCCTGTTTTCGTGAGTGAACGTATTAAAAAGTTAGAAACACTTGTTGCTATGATTGAAGATAGTGAATGGCAGATCCCTGAAGAAGAAAAGAAAGACGTGCTTGCGGCGCTAGCTTATTTTAGCGACCCAGAAGATCTTGTGCCTGATCATATTCCTGCACTTGGATTTTTAGACGATGCTATTATGATCGAGCTTGTAGCAGAAGAGCTAAAAGACGACATTGAAGCCTTTGAAGAATTTTGTGCATATCGTGATCGTGAACAAGCTAGAGCAGGAGACACACCAATTACTACTGAAGATTGGTTAGATGCAAAACGTCGAGAACTTCATAGCCGTATGCGCAATCGTAGAACAACACGTCGTGGTGGCAGATCTTCATTCCGTTCTATTTTTTAA
- a CDS encoding methyl-accepting chemotaxis protein, whose protein sequence is MINLNKLKLKTLLAGAMTAALFLTISISSYINISGFSSMFYTVTEKEHLPNVVERAKAQIESELKTPISLSESFAKNYFAQQWVVAGENPAQLPDMLAYMSSFIDGYGASAVFWVSKDSKNYYTQDGLFKQVSESVSRDGWFFSFLKSGQPLALNLDPNETTGILTVYVNVLAKTPSGQVLGVAGLGYDVSAIIKFVEGIKVGEYGYMLLVDGEGNIVAHRDKAVLNQSINSVQQYSEIASSITTASKAYVLRDGEIDGEPVYIATIGLNGLDWKLVTVLPKSEISGKVNSVTWFSIAASVVLAIVFILLSVFIATSVSQNISQVGDKLLDMSASGGDLTHRLNDKYNTELGYLAGGFNAILSKFSDLVKEIIAAESAINRGVDKLKHSSEESVKHSDEQRRQTEVVASAITELGQTISEVSSVAHSTAEDTNNAVSDTHETSDVMQNLSKTMDELAESMKQSEASISDLATQAEAISMVVDVISSISEQTNLLALNAAIEAARAGEQGRGFAVVADEVRTLASRTQDSTNEIRAQIEQLQRATSASLSSIKEGAQSSLILAESAKEASSSLDAIRGRFDSISDGNHQVAAATEQQSTVVEHVSESAQNISLMANHISDAAMSQIEEVNGLSERARHMREIINQFKV, encoded by the coding sequence ATGATAAATCTAAATAAACTTAAATTAAAAACGTTGTTAGCTGGTGCTATGACCGCTGCACTATTTTTAACGATCTCGATCAGTTCTTATATCAATATAAGTGGTTTTTCATCGATGTTTTATACTGTCACTGAGAAAGAACATTTACCAAATGTTGTTGAAAGAGCAAAAGCACAAATAGAGTCAGAGCTAAAAACACCCATTTCACTATCAGAAAGCTTCGCGAAAAATTACTTTGCACAACAATGGGTTGTGGCAGGGGAAAACCCAGCACAATTACCTGATATGTTAGCTTATATGTCAAGCTTTATAGATGGCTATGGTGCTTCAGCTGTATTTTGGGTATCAAAGGATAGTAAAAATTATTACACCCAAGACGGCTTGTTTAAACAAGTTTCCGAGAGTGTCTCTCGTGATGGTTGGTTTTTTAGTTTTTTAAAAAGCGGACAACCATTAGCATTAAATTTAGATCCAAATGAAACCACAGGCATATTAACTGTGTACGTTAACGTATTAGCTAAAACGCCGAGCGGTCAAGTATTAGGTGTTGCAGGTTTAGGTTACGATGTTTCAGCTATTATAAAGTTTGTTGAAGGGATTAAAGTCGGTGAATACGGTTATATGCTACTCGTTGATGGCGAGGGTAATATTGTTGCACACAGAGATAAAGCTGTATTGAATCAATCTATTAATAGTGTGCAACAATATAGCGAGATTGCCTCTTCGATTACTACTGCAAGTAAAGCTTATGTTTTACGTGATGGTGAGATAGACGGTGAACCCGTTTATATAGCAACGATAGGCCTTAATGGATTAGATTGGAAGTTAGTGACTGTATTACCGAAAAGTGAAATCAGTGGAAAAGTTAATTCGGTTACTTGGTTTTCAATAGCAGCCTCAGTGGTGCTTGCTATCGTGTTCATTTTATTATCAGTTTTTATTGCCACCAGTGTTAGTCAAAATATTAGCCAAGTCGGCGATAAATTATTGGATATGTCTGCTTCAGGTGGTGATTTAACCCACCGTTTAAATGATAAATATAATACTGAACTTGGCTATTTAGCGGGTGGATTTAACGCTATCTTAAGTAAGTTTTCTGATCTGGTAAAAGAAATTATTGCGGCGGAATCTGCAATAAATCGTGGTGTTGATAAATTAAAGCATAGTTCTGAAGAATCTGTAAAACATTCAGATGAACAACGTAGGCAAACCGAGGTTGTTGCATCTGCTATTACTGAACTAGGGCAAACCATTAGCGAAGTGTCATCAGTTGCGCATTCCACTGCTGAAGATACTAATAATGCAGTAAGTGATACTCATGAAACTAGCGATGTTATGCAAAATTTGTCAAAAACGATGGATGAATTAGCAGAGTCGATGAAGCAAAGTGAGGCATCAATTTCAGATTTAGCAACGCAAGCTGAAGCTATTTCTATGGTTGTCGATGTGATCAGCAGCATATCTGAGCAAACTAACTTATTAGCATTAAATGCGGCAATCGAAGCAGCAAGAGCCGGGGAGCAAGGGCGAGGTTTTGCTGTTGTTGCCGATGAGGTAAGAACATTAGCAAGTCGCACACAAGATTCAACCAATGAAATTCGAGCGCAAATAGAACAACTGCAACGTGCAACCTCAGCGTCGTTATCATCGATAAAAGAAGGGGCTCAAAGTAGCTTAATCCTTGCTGAAAGTGCCAAAGAAGCGTCGAGTTCACTCGATGCCATTAGAGGGCGTTTCGATAGTATTAGTGATGGTAACCATCAAGTGGCTGCAGCGACAGAACAGCAATCGACCGTTGTAGAACATGTTAGCGAGTCTGCGCAAAATATTTCATTGATGGCAAATCACATTTCAGATGCCGCAATGAGTCAGATTGAAGAAGTGAATGGCTTAAGTGAACGTGCTCGACATATGCGAGAAATAATAAATCAATTTAAAGTGTAA
- a CDS encoding methyl-accepting chemotaxis protein, with product MNYPWIAKANKMFIYVLIGQFCFGGIIAYFTNTWLLGLGLSAVIMALPLFLIATKPFDKLTRHVVAAATQLMTAVHIQQAQGLTEIHFEIFSLLAMLIFYRDWKVILTSVIVIAVHHILFFILQSQSMPFYIFEQGHVFFYILIIHALFALIEGAVLMYIANDSFDEALTGLKITQSVHDILAQDGKFNLSGPPEKGNAELTQYNRLIVSFKTLIEHAKRISRDTNNASTTVANASDRVANATATSGQQVNSIATAIEEMTVTNNDVAKRAIDVSVNAADAQQRTENIKQVNHDSHQNIEQLKGKINDTADTIQKLSTKCDQISDVMGAITAISEQTNLLALNAAIESARAGEHGRGFAVVADEVRNLAIKTRDNTESIRAVVDSLINDANDSVLQMSDCIEKVEHASSSSREMSGEMDVVADVIQSVADNINSVATAVEEQSIVSNSISNSTQELHNTSQQQQVDITENLQQLAQLKVLVEELNLELEKFVV from the coding sequence ATGAATTACCCGTGGATTGCTAAAGCTAATAAGATGTTTATATATGTACTTATTGGCCAGTTTTGTTTTGGTGGCATAATTGCTTATTTTACTAATACATGGCTATTAGGACTAGGATTAAGTGCTGTGATCATGGCACTACCTTTATTCTTAATCGCAACAAAACCTTTTGATAAACTTACTCGCCACGTCGTTGCTGCTGCGACACAACTGATGACTGCGGTACATATTCAACAGGCTCAAGGCTTGACGGAAATTCATTTCGAAATATTTTCATTGTTAGCCATGCTGATATTTTACCGAGATTGGAAGGTAATATTGACGAGCGTAATTGTTATTGCTGTCCATCATATCTTGTTTTTCATATTACAAAGTCAAAGTATGCCATTTTATATTTTTGAACAAGGTCATGTATTTTTCTATATCTTAATTATTCACGCTTTGTTCGCTTTAATAGAAGGCGCAGTGTTAATGTATATTGCAAATGATAGCTTTGATGAAGCACTAACGGGCCTTAAGATCACGCAATCTGTACATGATATTTTAGCGCAAGATGGCAAGTTTAATTTGTCAGGACCACCTGAAAAAGGAAACGCTGAATTAACGCAATATAATAGACTGATTGTTTCCTTTAAAACGTTAATAGAACACGCTAAGCGAATAAGTAGAGATACGAACAATGCTTCTACTACTGTAGCTAACGCTTCTGATAGGGTCGCTAACGCTACCGCAACAAGTGGCCAACAAGTCAATTCAATTGCTACCGCGATTGAAGAAATGACAGTTACCAATAACGATGTTGCGAAACGGGCCATTGATGTGAGTGTTAATGCAGCAGATGCGCAGCAACGTACAGAAAACATTAAACAAGTAAATCATGACTCTCATCAAAACATCGAGCAATTGAAAGGGAAGATCAACGATACGGCTGATACTATTCAAAAGCTTTCCACTAAATGCGATCAAATTTCGGACGTCATGGGGGCTATTACGGCTATTTCTGAACAAACTAATTTACTCGCGTTAAATGCGGCAATAGAGTCAGCTAGGGCAGGAGAACATGGTCGAGGTTTTGCTGTTGTTGCAGATGAAGTTAGGAATTTGGCGATTAAAACTCGTGACAATACTGAAAGTATACGAGCGGTCGTTGATTCTTTAATAAATGATGCTAATGACTCTGTATTACAAATGTCAGACTGTATTGAAAAAGTTGAGCATGCTTCATCTTCATCTCGCGAAATGTCTGGCGAAATGGATGTTGTGGCTGACGTAATACAGTCGGTTGCAGATAATATAAATTCAGTGGCTACCGCTGTTGAAGAGCAATCGATAGTTTCAAACAGTATATCGAACTCAACACAAGAGTTACATAATACTTCTCAGCAACAGCAAGTCGATATTACTGAGAATTTACAACAATTAGCTCAGTTAAAGGTTTTGGTAGAAGAATTAAACTTAGAATTAGAAAAGTTCGTTGTATGA
- a CDS encoding DUF6436 domain-containing protein: MKNKPQLLLLGVTIIWFVTVLAILVYVAKRDLSPFDPDNSLVIAASSPAFDRVFTQRLQQEIGDTDNTIVHFKRSHCDCNRVAEQHIDSVIELAQKQHYKNRYVSLTADLSNKLRLASAPAVALFNKEGNLVYLGPYAAGYSCSAGNGIIESFINRNNEAILGATIVSDADGCYCSHS, translated from the coding sequence ATGAAGAATAAACCGCAGTTGTTGCTTTTAGGAGTTACTATCATATGGTTTGTTACTGTGCTTGCGATATTAGTGTATGTTGCAAAGCGTGATTTATCGCCATTTGATCCTGATAATTCTCTTGTTATTGCTGCTTCATCACCGGCGTTCGATCGGGTATTTACTCAACGGTTACAACAAGAAATAGGCGACACTGATAATACCATTGTACATTTTAAGCGAAGTCACTGTGATTGTAATCGTGTTGCTGAGCAACATATTGACTCTGTGATAGAGTTAGCACAAAAGCAGCATTATAAAAATCGCTATGTTTCGCTAACCGCTGACTTAAGCAATAAATTACGTTTAGCTTCTGCACCAGCTGTAGCATTATTCAATAAAGAAGGTAACTTAGTTTATTTAGGACCTTACGCAGCTGGTTATAGTTGCAGTGCAGGCAATGGGATTATTGAATCCTTTATTAATCGAAACAATGAAGCGATTTTAGGAGCAACCATCGTAAGTGACGCAGATGGTTGCTATTGTTCTCATTCTTAA
- a CDS encoding AmpG family muropeptide MFS transporter: MQSIKQTLLYFKNKRLLTVFFFGIASGFPWVMIGSAMTGWLKDEGLSRGSIGLFGLIFAAYSINFLWSPLADRIKLPILTRKFGQRRSWIIATQTIIVLAAIQMSLFDAQNQLHLMALFGLFIALAGATQDIAIDAYRIDILQEKDNNVMAAGSAMATAGWWTGYAGLGSIPFILASKPSWQWSEVFLVLAAIMFILMFTAFVVKEPNGLNREAVMNKIQQNYIQVLPNYTREAWLILLIIPLIFVAIIYANIGYPSWPTQLISDKYQFWCITLAIASLIALFVRQLSRLNQSVSLHDKTHINTKHISSIHRLIAWLLATLVAPIQEFFNRNGTKLAFSILMFIFLFKIGEAYLGRMSVVFYREVGFSNEDIAYYSKLINWGTTIVFSLLGSVFTIRFGILKGLFIGGIAMAASNLLFSVMAFVGPNKALFAFTVFVDGFTSAWGSVAFVALLSVLCNKSFTASQYALMASLGTFGRVMVGSFSGIIVDWLDGNWALFFVLTALMVIPSLIFLFCIRHPLNALIAQQNSIKNQQ; encoded by the coding sequence GTGCAAAGTATTAAACAAACACTCCTCTATTTTAAAAACAAACGCTTACTTACAGTTTTCTTCTTCGGCATTGCTAGTGGCTTTCCTTGGGTGATGATTGGTTCAGCCATGACTGGATGGCTAAAAGATGAAGGGTTAAGCCGTGGGAGTATAGGCTTATTTGGTCTTATTTTTGCTGCCTATAGTATTAATTTTTTATGGTCTCCATTAGCTGACAGGATTAAATTACCAATACTTACAAGAAAGTTTGGCCAACGACGAAGTTGGATCATTGCAACACAAACAATTATCGTGTTAGCAGCCATACAAATGAGTTTATTTGATGCGCAAAATCAATTGCATTTAATGGCATTATTTGGGCTTTTTATCGCTCTTGCAGGAGCAACACAAGACATAGCTATTGACGCATACCGCATTGATATATTGCAAGAAAAAGACAATAACGTTATGGCTGCTGGTTCAGCAATGGCAACTGCGGGCTGGTGGACTGGATACGCAGGGCTAGGTAGCATCCCATTTATTCTCGCGAGCAAGCCGTCTTGGCAATGGTCCGAAGTATTTTTGGTACTTGCCGCTATTATGTTCATTTTGATGTTCACAGCCTTTGTGGTTAAAGAACCGAATGGACTGAATAGAGAAGCAGTTATGAATAAGATCCAACAAAACTATATTCAGGTACTGCCAAACTATACGCGAGAAGCTTGGCTCATCTTACTCATAATTCCTTTGATATTCGTGGCGATAATATATGCCAACATCGGTTACCCTAGCTGGCCAACACAACTTATTAGTGATAAATATCAGTTTTGGTGTATTACCTTAGCTATCGCCAGCCTTATTGCGCTGTTTGTTAGGCAGCTTTCCCGTCTAAATCAGAGTGTTTCTCTGCACGACAAAACACATATAAATACCAAGCATATTTCGTCGATACATCGGCTTATCGCATGGTTATTAGCAACGTTAGTTGCACCTATTCAAGAATTTTTTAACCGCAATGGTACTAAGCTCGCTTTTTCAATCTTAATGTTTATTTTCTTGTTCAAAATCGGCGAAGCCTATTTAGGACGAATGTCAGTAGTATTCTATCGAGAAGTTGGCTTTTCAAATGAAGATATTGCGTATTACTCAAAGCTCATAAACTGGGGGACAACCATTGTCTTTTCATTATTGGGTAGTGTTTTTACCATTAGATTTGGCATTCTTAAAGGCTTGTTTATCGGCGGTATCGCAATGGCCGCAAGCAATTTATTATTCTCGGTGATGGCGTTTGTTGGTCCAAACAAAGCATTGTTTGCATTTACCGTCTTTGTTGATGGGTTTACATCTGCCTGGGGATCCGTCGCTTTTGTTGCGTTACTTTCTGTATTATGCAATAAAAGTTTTACCGCGAGCCAATATGCTTTAATGGCATCTTTAGGAACCTTTGGTCGTGTTATGGTTGGTTCATTTTCAGGAATTATTGTCGATTGGCTTGATGGTAATTGGGCATTATTCTTCGTGCTAACAGCACTCATGGTAATTCCAAGCCTCATCTTCTTATTCTGCATAAGGCACCCACTTAATGCATTGATTGCTCAACAAAACAGTATTAAAAATCAACAGTAA